The following DNA comes from Frankia casuarinae.
CAGGTTGGGCGGAAAGCCGAACTCCACCGGGCTGAACGCGACCTCGGGGAGGAAGCCGCCCCGGCGCGCGTAGGTACGGTCGGGCACCGTCGCATCCGGGTCGTAGTAGTCCTCCGGGCGCCAGTGCGTCGACGGCACCTCGGTGACGCAGTCGACGGCGTCGATGACGTTGCTCCAGTACTCCCGCACGTCGCGCGCCATCGGGAACAGTCCGGCGAGCCCGACGATCGCGATCGGGTTGTTCGCGAGTCGTCGGTCGTCAGGGCGGTCGGACTCGTCCACGTGCTTCTCCCCTTTACTGGCCGGCAGGTCACCACCGCGTGCGGCGGGACCCTGATATGTCGGGCGTGGTGCCCTAATATGTCGGGCGTGATGTATCCGGCGGAGGTATTCAGGTGTGAGGTATTGGGAACCGGTTCACCGGAGCGGACCGGCCGGTCCGCCGGAGAGCCAGACGGCCGGCGGGTTGTTCCGGAACAACGTTGTCCCGGAACAACGTTGTTCCGAAGCACTGCCGCAGGTCTTCGTGGCCGTGACAGCGAACCGCGAGGCCTGGCGACAGTTTACTCGTATCCGATCCGCGCGGGCATCCTGGAACCAGTGTCATCGACGTCCTGTTGTTCCGCAAGAACAACCTGCCGAACACTCGATCGGCCGAGGCAATCGCCGCGACGGTGCGTCGTGAGATGCTTCACTCCCGATCCACTCGACGTCGGGTCAGAATACGTCGAGAGGCCGGTCAACCGAACAGGGTCAGGATGGAACCGGAACCGGAATCCGGGGAGCCGGGCGCGACAGGACTTCGCGCACCAGATCCGCAAGGAGACTGGCGACGAATTCGTATCCGGCCGCGTTGGGATGATAGTCCCCGGGGTTCCACAGTTGAGAGTCGTGGGCGCGGTCGACGTGATCGAAATCGACGAGGAGAATTCCGTGGTTCGCCGCGGTCGAGCGGACATGGTCGTTCGCCCGCTCGATCCTGGAGCGGAGTACGTCCAGGATCGCCGGCGGCGCCGAGAGCCTGGTGGTGAGGTCCGGAAAGGTGAAGGTGAACGCGGTGGTTCCCGGGACCGCGAGAGTCGCGACTAGGTGGGTGAAGTTTTTTTCGAACCTGTCCTGCGAGTAGTCCGCGAGCAGGTCGTTGCTGCCCGCGGCGATCCCGACGAGGGCCGCCGGGGCGGAGGCGGCGACGTCGAGCTGCGTGTCGATGACATCCTGCGTCGTCGCGCCGTTCCGCCCCAGGTTGAGAACGCGACTGCGCGGAATACCCAGAGCCGCGGCCATTCTGGGCGCCCAGCCGATCCAGGCGCCGTCGGGAGCCGGGTCACCGCGGCCCTCGGCGAAGCTGTCGCCGACCACGGTGAGCATCGGCGACGGCGTCGGACCGCCGATGATCGGTCGACTGTCCATTACACGGCCGCCGCGGCCAACATGATGGACTCGACGTTCTCCGGCGCGAGAAAGACCGACGACGGCACGACACCCGCGATCATTCCGAAGAACTGCGCCCGCGCCGTCTCGTTGTTCGGCAAGGCCCGCCACAGCGCCACGAGGTGCGGCGGGAAGTTCAGCTCGCCCAGCGTCGTGGTGAAATTGAACGCACCGGCCGATTCCTCGTCGCGCAACCGCTGATACTCGGCGAGGGCCTCGTCCATGGGCCGGTCGCCACGCAGCGCCTGGTCCACGTGCTCGGTCAACAGGTCCGCGCAGCGGAAGGCGTCGGTGATGCCCAGACCGGTCACCGGGTCCTTGTGGTAACCAGCGTCTCCGGTCAGCGCCCAACCCGGACCATAGGACGTGCGGTAGTAGTTGTCCGGATAACGGATTCCGTAGTAACGGTCCTCCTGGACGCCATGGCTGTCGAGATCCTCGGCGAGCTCGGGCGCGACGCTGCGGAAGGTCCGGCGCAGGCTCCCGTCGATATCGGCGCGGAACTCCTCGAAATCCTCGAGGTTGCGCATCGCGGTGACGAGGGTGAGCCCGTCATGGGTGGGCCAGCCGGCGCACTGCTCGTGGTCACCGAACCGGCTGTGGAACTGCCAGTCCAGCCCACTGAAATAGGAGTAGTAGATGAAGCTGGCCGCCGGCACGACCTTGTAGAAGTCGGCTCCCACCAGGTCGGCCACGACGGAGTTGCGGCCGTCGGCGCCCACGACGAGAGTGGCCCGCTCCTCGACGACGGCTCCCGTGGCGTCCCGGCCCACGATCCCCGCGACCGTGCCGTCGTCGTGACGGATCAGATCTCGGACCGAGAAGCCCTCCCGGACTTCGACACCCGCCGCGACCGCGCCGTCGAGCAGGAGCTTGTCCAGCACGATGCGGCGCGGCGCCATCGAGAACGCCAGCCCGTCGACCGGATCGGCGAACCCGCGGATGACCACACCGAGGTGGGACACCGTCATGTCGGTGATCGGCCGGCAGTTGGTCGCCGTGAGTGCGTCGAGCAGCCCCCACTCCCGCAGACGGAGCAGTGCGGCCTGCTGAAGATAGTGGGTGGAGATCGTGTCGCTGGGAAAGGACACGCGGTCGACGAGCAGCACCCGGTGACCGCGCCGGGCAAGCAACATCGCCACAGGTGAGCCGGCGCAGCGCGCTCCCACGACAATCACGTCGTACATGGTCGGAGACTCCCTGAAGTATGCCGGTCAACCGATCGTTACACTGGCACGACGGGTCCCCGGCGGATGTGTTGTCGTTATCCTCCTGGGCATCCTCCTAGGCTCCCCTATATACCTGCAAGGCGTCACAAGGTGATGTAATCGCACGATAGGAATCACCAATGGCAAAGGGTTCGTAAAGTCGCCTCGAATTCATCCCGAAGAAACCTTTCCAGCGGATGCTCAGTAACATGTCTGCTCAGTCGGAGATACGATCCCCACTGGAGATGGTTCGCGAGGCGCACTTTCAGGCGAACGGTGACGCGCCACCAAATCTCGAACAACTCCGTTCCGTCATCGACACGATGGTGCCATTCTGCAACCTGACCGGGGTGCGGGTCGTCGAGCTGCGCCGGGACGGCGGCGTGGCGGAGCTCCCCAACCGACCCGACCTCCAGAACCACATGGGCACCGTGCATGCGGCGGCGCAGTTCCTCGCCGCCGAGGTCTCCGGAGCCGCGGCGTTCTCGGGCGCCCTGGCACCGAGGATCTTCAGCCTCCGCAGCTTCGTGCTGCGCGACTGCCGGATCATGTACCTGCGGCCGGCGGTCGGTCGGATCCGGGCCCACGGTTCAGTGGACATCGAGGTGGCGCACCCGGCAGCGGAGCGGACCGCCGAAGAACGCTTCGAGATCCGCGGGGGCTCGCTGCTCTACGACGACGCCGGCGCCCTCGTCGCCAAGGCGGAGTTCGACTACCGCGCCTGGTTCGACGCCTCCTGACAAGACACCTGCAGGAAAGATACCTGCAGGCAAGGCGCCGCCGGCAGCAGGAGGGCCCTGCCCGCAGGTAAAGCCCGTAACCACGGCTCTCCCTCGCCCGGGCCGGGCATCCCGGCCCGGGCGTCCTCCGCGACTTCACTGGAAGAAGTCCACAGACGTTACTACGCTCACCATCATGCCCGGCTTTCCGGCTGCGCTCACCAACCTTTATCGGACCCGCTGTCGGAAATACCGATCAGACGATCGGCGATCCGGATGGAAGGAGCGGCACGTGTCCGCAGATGCTCTTGTTCCTCCCCCGTCGGCGGCCGCCGGTGAGACCGAACCCGCGGCGGAAAGCGAGACGGAACTCGAGGTCGCCACCACTGCCGGGACGCGATTCGGCCTGCGTGTTCTTCCGCAGGCCGACGAGTCCGCGCCGGTGATTCTCCTGCTTCCGGCGATGGGGGTTCGGACAAAGTACTACACCCCCTTCGCCGAGGCACTGCGGTCGCTGGGGTACTCGGTCGTGACAACCGATCTGCGCTGGCATCACCACGGAGCCGCGGCGCTCCGGCGCTCGGCCGGCAGCCGGGGCAGCTACCAGGAGGGTGTCGAGGACGACCTGCCGACGATCACGGCGGCGACGCGGGAACGATTCCCCGGGGCGCCGCTGTTCGTCGTGGGTCACAGTCTCGGCGGACAACTCTCGATCCTGCGTGCCGCGCGGGAGGCCCCCGACAGCGGCGGGCTGAGCGGCCTGGCCGTCATCGGCGCGGGCACCTCGTACTGGCGCGTCTTCAGGCCCCTTCGTTCAGCGTGGGTCCTGGGCGGTTCCACGTTCGTCGCGGGGGTGTCGCAGCTGCTGGGCTACTGGCCCGGGCACCGGTTCGGCTTCGGCGGGCGGCAGCCCAGGGCGCTGATGCTGGACTGGGCCAGAAGTGCCCGCACCGGCCGTTACCGGCTGGCCAGGTCGGAGCCCGACCTCCTCGGTCTTCTCGGCGCGGTGACCCTGCCGGTACTGGCCATCTCCCTGGACGCCGACCATCTCGCGCCGCGCCGGGCGGTCGACTATTTCACCAGGCGGTTGACGGGCTCGGAGGTCCATCGCGTCCACCTGGACCGCACGAGTGGATCCACCCACCTCGGTCACTTCGACTGGATGAAGGAACCCGCTGTCATAGCACGCCACGTGGCCGAGTGGATCGACCTCGTCCTCGGCCGGAGCGGCACGGGCGCCCGGTGACGGGAACCGCACCGTGACGGGGTGCTCGTCGCGGTTCCGCTCACTGTCGCCATCCCTCTTGTTCGCCATCCCTCTTGTTCTTGTTCGCCATCCCTCTTGTTCGAACTTGTTCGAAGCAGCCGCTCCCCACCGTGATTCTCGCTTCCCACCGGGCAGCCCCGACCGTCCGGTTCACCACGGTTGACAGACGGCTTGTCTTCGTCTCGAAGACAGCCTGTCCATCGCACGTAGGGTGCAGTCATGTCTCCCCGTCGCTACGAGCAACGGCTGCGCACGGCTGGTGCGGACCAGACCCGCCGCCGGATCCTCGACGCGATGTACGAACAGCTGCCCCGGCTCGCGAGCGTGGAGGCGGTCGCGCGGCAGGCGGGCGTGGCCCGGTCGACGGTCTACCTGGTGTTCGGCTCCCGAGCGGGGCTGTTCGATGCCCTCACCCAGGACGTGCTCGACCGGGGCGGTTTCGCGGACCTGGTGCGGGCCGTGCAGGATCCGGACCCACTCGTTCACCTGCGCGGCGGGATCACCGCAAGCGTGCGGGTGTACGCCGGGCAGCGCGACGCCCTGTGGGCCCTGCGCTCGATGGAACAGGCGCTCGATGGCGCGCTGCAACGGGCCGAGCAGGACCGTCTCGGCGGGATGGAACATCTCGCCGAACGCCTGGCCGCCCACGGCCTCCTGCGCGTGCCGGTGGCCGCCGCGGTCGACGTCCTCTGGCTGCTTACCAGCTTCGACGCGTTCGACCTGCTCTACACCGGCCGCCGGCTGTCGGTCGACGAGGTCGCGGCCCGGCTCCTGGCGACCGCCGAGCACGCGCTGCTCTGAACCGGCACACATCCCGCTGGAGCTACCCGAAGGCGGCGATCGACCTCGTCCTCGCCCAGATGGAGACCCTCACCGAGGACTGGTCCCCCGCCGACCAGTAAAACGACACTTCTCCTTGGTCATCGAGCAACCAATGCGCTGACCGGACGAGCTGCTGCCCCCGACATTCTCCGCCTCTTACGGAGATCGATACTCCTGTACTGGACGTGTACTGGACGTGTACTGGACGATAAGAGATGACCTTAACCTTGCTGAATTCGCCGAAGTTCAAAGCCGGTAGCTTCCGCTGGAAGACCTGGGCGGGCGAAGCCGCGTTAGTACTGGGTGGTCGCGGCCAGGGCCAGCAGAACCAGCGCGATCACCGCGGCGGTCGTGCGGATGCTGTTGAAGAAGTCCCAGCGCGCCCGCTGCTCGCGCCAGTCGGCCGGCGGAGACTCCGGCCGCCAGGTGGCCATGGCGTTGTTGATCGGAAGGTCGCCGCGCACGGTGACCAGGATGTTGGTGAGGACGCAGGCCGCCACGATGCCGGCCAGCACCGCGCAGGCCGTCGCACCGGTGACGCCGGCCGCGACCGCCAGGGCGATCGTAGCGATCAGATTTGTAATCTGCAGCAGCTTCATCATCCGCGGGTAGCTGATGTCGAACGCCTGCTTGACCATTACGTAGGGAGTGGGCGGCAGTGAATGCATCGCGGGCCGTACGGCGACCAGGCCGACCGTCAACGTGCCCGCCACCAGCCCGGTCAATACGAGAGAGATCACGACCAGCGCCGAGACCATCCGCTTCAGCTCTCCGTCCTGTGCATGTTGGGGACATACAGGTGACGAGCAGAGACCCGGGCTCGCCCCCGGGCGACTGTGGGGCTAAGGCATTCATACCGCAGACGACGGCTACCCGAAGGCTGGTTCACGAACCGCGTCCAGAATTACCGAAAGTTCCGGGTCATAGGGAAACGAGGCGGCTCTCTACCGAGCCGGTCACAGGCCCAGGTCGTTGATGATCCGGCCGAGCGGCTCGGGCGTGACGGACGGCTGCGGACTATCGACCGTGAGGCGGTTCATCCCCTCCAGGTAGATGTCCACTTGTTCCCTTTCATCCAAATAGGCGGTAAATATTCACATGGTTTTGTGGTCCGGGCATGACTGTGTGCCGCGCGGCCACTCGTCCAGGTAGCGCACCGTCACGGTGATGGTGTTACGCAGTTCCCGCCGTGGTGATGTCGACCTGCTGGTTGCGCCGCACCATGTCGACGATCCGGTTCACCGGTCCCACCACGAACAGCTCGTCCCCGGGCCGGAGCCGGGTGTGGCGTCCCGGCCGGTAGTCCGGCCCGCCACCGGGAGCCCCCTGGCCGTCCCGCTCCACGCCGCCGTCGGTGTCCGCGCCGCTGTCCAGATTCACGCCGCTGTCCAGATTCACGTCTCCGCCGGTGTCCGCGTTCGCGGCCGCGGTGATCACGGCGAGCACCCGGGTCCCGGTGGACAGCTCCCGCAGGGTCGGGCCGACCAGCCCGCCGCCGGCGTGGATGGTCATCCTGGCCACCAGGAACGGCGTGCGCTGCACGTAGAAGGTACTGATGACGTCGTAACCGAGCGCCGCGCCGACGAAATACGGCGTGGCCAGGGCGGACGCGCTGCGTGCCGTATGGATGCCGAAGCGCCGCTCGACCTCGTCGGCCATCGTGGTGTCGAAGATCCGCAGCACTACTCGCAGGTCGGGGTGGTGCGTGTCCGGGTCGGACTCCCGCATCCGGCCGCGGGACCACCCGCCGCCCCGCCGGGCGGCCCGCCGGGCGGGGCGGCGGGCCGCCCACGCCCCCCGCAACTCCTCGTGCGCTTCCCGGGCCGACAGCACGGCCTCCAGGTTCGCGACGTCGTCGCTGGTGAGCACCGCGATCGTGGCGGCATGGGCGAGGCCGGCCTCCAGCAGCGTCGAGCGGACGGTGGCGTCCCCGATGATCACGGGCACCCCACGTTCACGGGCGACGGGCAGGTACCGGTTGTTCTCGTCACGCTCGATCACCACCACATGCCGGCCCGCGCGCACCAGGCCGTTCATCGTGGCGACCCCCACCGAGCCGAGCCTGCATAGAATGACGTGGCCACGCACCGCCCCGGCCCGCCCGCGTCCCATCACCCGCTCCAACCGACGGCTGATGATGATGTTGGTAATGAACGCATAGACGACGGCGATCGACAGGGCGCCGAGCAGCATCAGTCCGATGCCGAACACCTGTAGCCACTCGTCGGCGGCGCCGAAGTTGAAGTCGCCGTAGCCGACCGTGGCCATCGTCGCGACCGTGAGGTAAAGCGCGTCCAGCGGGCCGAACTCGGCGGGTGCGGCCTCGTTGTGGTTGGCGTAGGTCAACCACAGCACGACCGTACCGACCATCATGATCGTTACTACGGCGGCGAGTGCGAACCGGAAGGGGGGGTCGAGCTCCCCACGGATCATCGAGACGATCTCCCGGAACCTGGCCACCGTGGCCCGCCAGACCCCCCGGACCCCTCCGGGCTCGCGGGGATCGCCGGGATCGCCATGCTCGGCCGAGCCGCCGGCCAGCGCGGCGAACAGCCGCGCGTCGTGCAGGCCCGCGACCGTCATGCCCCGCTCGTGGAACTCCGACAGCCGCCCGAGGAGCGTCAGCCGGTCGCCGGGGCGCAGCGAGACGTCGCGGGGCGGGCAGAGCTCGGGGAGGCGCTCCCCCGCGCGGCGCAGCGAGATCGGGGTCAGATCGCCATAGCGGGCCCGGAAGGCATGCCGGCCTATGATCGACTCCTCGATCACCGCGAAGACCTCGGCATCGGACCGTTCGTCCATCGGGAAGGCGTGCGTCACGTCCGAGCGGAGGCACGCCTCGACGAAGCTCGGCCCCGCGAGCTCGGCCCGGTTCAGCACCCGGACCTGGCTGAGCGCGTCCGCGAGCTGGTCGCCGAGCTGGCGGTTACTGATGGCCACGACGAGCCGGACACCGGGGGCCGTCTCGGCCGCGACCAGCGCCGTGCCCAGGTTGTCGAGGTCCGTCTCGTGACAGGACACGACCGCGAGCGCCGCGGCGATGCCGGCCTCGCGCAGCGCCCCGGCGCCACGGGTACTCTCCACCAGGACCCGCACGCCCCACCGCTCCACCCTGCGCCGGGTGGCGGGGGCGACCCGATCGTCGATGGCCACCACCGTCACACCCGACGCCCGGAGCTGTTCGGCCAGCCGGAGCCCCAGGTTGCTCAGCCCGCAGACAATGACGTGACCCGACGAGTCGGAACCACCCGAACCACCGAGACCACCGAAGGCGCCCGAACCTCCCGAGCCGCCCTGACCGTTGACAGCGCCATGCCCGCTGAGGGCACCATGAACGTTGACGGTGCCATGCCCATCGAGGGCACCATGAACGTTGACGGTGCCATTGCCTCCGGTCACGCCGGGACTTCCAGAACCCGCTGCCATGCCACCCCCCTCCAGCACGCCGAACCGGTCCCGTCCCGGTCATGCCTCGACCGGACCATCCTCAACCGGATCGGTCCGGGGCCGATCAACACCGCTCGGCACGCCGTGGCGCACCTGGCCGGTCCTCGCCGGACCCGGCCGGGATCGGGCGCGCCACAAGGGGAACAGGCACCGCGCTGAGGTGGGGTATGGGGACTCGTCCGCTGCCGCCAGTTTGTCATACCGGCCCGCGGCGACGGCCGGGCACGGACCCGGTGGGCGGATCCGCCGCCTCCGATAGTCTTTTCCACCGGTAAGTGGCAAAACGGTTCGGATTCGGCTACCCAGGCAGGGCGGAGAGCAGCAGTGAAGGCGAACGAAACTACTCTGGGTGAACTCCTCCAGGGTCAGTGTCAGTACGTCGTCCCGTTGTATCAACGCCCCTACAGCTGGGAACGCGCCAACCTGCGGCAACTCTGGGCCGACATCACGAGCGTGGCCGCCGCCGGTCCAGCGGCAACACACTTCCTGGGTTCGCTGGTTCTCGCGCCGAGCCCGTCAACCACGCCGGCCGGAGTGGCGATCTGGCTGGTGGTAGATGGTCAGCAACGGCTGACGGCGCTGAGCATCCTGCTCTGCGCGATCCGCGATCATGTCCGAGATGACGATCAGATGCTCGCGGCGAAAATCGACGATCTGTACCTCATGAACAGGTACGCGGCCGGAACCGAACGTTACACCCTGTTACCGACGCGAGCCGACCGGACCGCCTGGACCGCTCTCGTCGAGCGGTCGCCGGAGGCAGGAGGCCGGGCGGGGATCGGCGACGCATACCAGTTCTTCCGCAAGGAACTCGCCGCGTTGCGCGACGCCGACGACCCGCTGGACGCAGCACTGATCGAGCAGGCCGTGGTCGGTCAGCTCGCAATCGTGGAGATCGCCGCGCATGTCGACGACGACGTCTACCGCATCTTCGAATCGCTCAACCACACCGGCCGCCGGCTCACCCAGGCGGACCTGCTGCGCAACTACCTGTTCATGCGGCTACCCACCCGAGCGGACCGGGTGTACGACTGGCGGTGGTTCCCACTCCAGGAACTGCTCGGTGACAGACTGGAGGATCTGGTCTGGCTCGACCTCGTGCTCCGCGGCGACGACCGTGCCACCAAGGAGACCGTGTACCAGTCGCAGCGGCAGTATCTCCAGACGCTGCCGGACGAGGACGCCATCGAGCAGTGGATCTCCGAGCTGCATGCAAAGGCCCTGCTGTTCAGCCGGATCCTCGATCCGGACCGGGAGGAGGACCCGGTCCTGCGGCAGGCCCTGCACCGGCTGCGCCGGTGGGGGGCGGACGTCGTCCGGCCGATCGTCCTACACATGCTGATCGCGCATGCGAATGACCGTCTCGACGCCACCGAGACCGCCGCGGCACTCCGGGTGGTGGAGAGCTACCTGGTGCGGCGGATGCTGGTCGGCATCGCGAGCGCCAACAGCAACCGCATCCTCATGTCGCTCGTCAAGGAGCTCGGCGACCAGACACCGACCGCCGCCGCGGTCACGCGGGTTCTCTCCGGCCCGCGTAAGAAGTTCCCGACCGATCAGCCTGTGAAGGAAGCCGTCCTGCTCAATCCCTTCTACTGGACCGGACGCGGCCCTCAGCGCACCTATGTGTTGCGCAGCCTGGAAGAGGATTACGAGCATCTCGAACCAGTCGACTGGGGCGTGAAGCTGACGGTTGAACACATCCTCCCCCAGTCATTGTCGAGACCGGGATGGAAAGCGGTTCTCGACGCCGATGCCCACGAGGGTGAGACGCGCGACGAGCTGCACCGCAGGCTCGTCCATACTCTGGGCAATCTGACGCTCACCGCCTATAATCCGAAACTCGCCGATCACGAGTTCACCGAGAAGAAGAAGCTGCTGGCCGACAGCGGGCTGGCGATGAACCGAGAAATCGCCGGTCAGGACAGATGGGGCCGGGAGGAGATCCAGAATCGTGGCCGGGCGCTCGCCGAGCGGATCGTGAAGATCTGGCCCGGCCCGGACGAGTCCGTAGTACCGCCGCCCCAGGACCAGCGATGGACCCTGATGAGCCGGGTACTGGCCGCGATCCCACCCGGCCGCTGGACCAGTTACTCCGACGTCGCGGAGGTGATCGGGTCCCACGCCGTCGCGGTGGGAGCCAAGCTGGCCAGTGCCCGGATCTCCAACGCCCACCGCGTCCTGCTCCTGAACGGTTCCGTCTCCCCGGACTTCCGCTGGCCCGATCCGGAACGCACCGACGATCCACGGGAGATCCTGACCGCCGAGGGTGTCATTCTCAGCAGGTCGGGCCGGGCACTGGCCCGCCAACGCATGACCGCCGCCGAACTCGCCGCCGCCGCCGATCTCGAAACCCCGGAAGAGAGCCAGGGCGCCGCCGGAACCAAGGAACGTCTGTGGGCCGCCCCGGCCGCCCGGTCCGCCGTGGGGCTCGCGGTCAGCCTGTGGCCATCAGAGCGGCGCGCGGCGGCGCCCACGGACGATGCGAACTCCGGCCTCTCCTACCGGGACCGGGTCCGGGGCTGCCTGCTGGGCGGGGCGTTGGGAGACGCGCTCGGTGCGGCAATCGAATTCCAGTCGCTTGACGAGATCCGACGGGAGTACGGGACCAGGGTGACCCGCAAAGTCTGTTTGTGCAGGTAGACGGTGTGAGACGGGGTGCGGGGGGCTGGGGCCGGTGGTGGTGTGAGGATCCGGGCCCGGCTGCTGTTTCGTCGCTGTGAGTAGCGCGTGTGAGGGTGGGTTCCGGCGCCGGCGGAAACGCCACCGATGACGTTCTGTGACAGCCGGTGGGGTGGGTGGGGCGGTGGGGCCGTGGGGTCCGGGGGAACAACGGCGGGCCACCACGGTGAGGGTGGCTGCGGTGAGGCAACGGGGTCCCGGTAGGACGGGGATTGCCTAGATCACCAGCCGTAGGGAGCCCCGTTGCCGGTCCAGTCTCGCATGCCCGTCACTCCCACCGATCTCGGACAGGCCGGGTCGGGGCAGCTGGTCCGGATGCGGCGGTCGCTGCGGGTCCTGGGGGCGCACGGCGGTGAGGTGCAGGGGCTCGCCGACGTACTCGCCGGGGTGCCTGACCCGCGGGACCCGCGAGGGATACGTCACCGGCTCCCGGTGATCCTGGGACTGTCCGCCGCAGCGGTCGCCGCGGGGGAGAAGTCGGTGGAGGAGATCGCGGCCTGGGCTGCGCACGCCCCGACGCAGGTCCTGACCGCTCTCGGGGCGCGGGTCCATCCGGTGACCGGGCAGCCGCAGGCACCGTCGGTGGACACGATGATCCGGGTCCTGTCCGCGGTGGACAGCTCGGCGCTGGCGAGGGCGGTCGGGATGTTCGCCGCGGCCCGCGCCCGCCAGGCCCGTGGTGGTGGGCGGCGGGTGGTCGCGGTCGACGGGAAGACCCTGCGTGGCGCGGCTGGGCCTGAGGGGCGGGCACCGCACCTGCTCGCGGTCGCCGAACACGGCACGGGTGTGGTGCTCGCCGAGCATGAGGTCGGCGCGAAGACGAACGAGGTCACCGCGTTCGCACCGCTGCTCCGCGAACTGCATTCCCATGATCCGCTGGATGGGGTGGTGGTGACCGCTGATGCGTTGCACACGACCCGCGCCCACGCCGACCTGATCGTCACCGAGCTGGGAGCGCACTTCGTGTTCACGGTGAAGGCGAACACCCCGGCGTTGTCGGTCGACTGCCACCAGGCGACCGACTGGACGAAGATCCCGATCGGGCACAGCGCCGAGGGCAGGGCCCATGGACGGTTCGAACGACGCACCATCCAGCTGGCCCAGGCCAGCGAGGCGATCCGTGCCCGCTATCCCCATGCCCGCACCGTGGCGCGGATCCGCCGTCATGTCCGGCGGACCGTGACCACCGGCACGGGCCGGGCCCGGGTCACCCGGACGATCCCGAGCACTGTCACGGTCCACGTCCTGACGAGCCTCACCCTCGACGCGGTCACACCCGCTGATCTCGCGGGCTACGCCCGAGGGCATTGGACGATCGAGAACAAGGTCCACTGGGTGCGCGATGTGACGTTCCGTGAGGATGCCTCGCGGGTTCGGACCGGCCCACTGCCCCGCATCATGACCACGCTCCGTAACCTGATCATCGGGCTGATTCGCCTCGCTGGCCATAACCGCATCGCC
Coding sequences within:
- a CDS encoding SGNH/GDSL hydrolase family protein codes for the protein MDSRPIIGGPTPSPMLTVVGDSFAEGRGDPAPDGAWIGWAPRMAAALGIPRSRVLNLGRNGATTQDVIDTQLDVAASAPAALVGIAAGSNDLLADYSQDRFEKNFTHLVATLAVPGTTAFTFTFPDLTTRLSAPPAILDVLRSRIERANDHVRSTAANHGILLVDFDHVDRAHDSQLWNPGDYHPNAAGYEFVASLLADLVREVLSRPAPRIPVPVPS
- a CDS encoding NAD(P)/FAD-dependent oxidoreductase — translated: MYDVIVVGARCAGSPVAMLLARRGHRVLLVDRVSFPSDTISTHYLQQAALLRLREWGLLDALTATNCRPITDMTVSHLGVVIRGFADPVDGLAFSMAPRRIVLDKLLLDGAVAAGVEVREGFSVRDLIRHDDGTVAGIVGRDATGAVVEERATLVVGADGRNSVVADLVGADFYKVVPAASFIYYSYFSGLDWQFHSRFGDHEQCAGWPTHDGLTLVTAMRNLEDFEEFRADIDGSLRRTFRSVAPELAEDLDSHGVQEDRYYGIRYPDNYYRTSYGPGWALTGDAGYHKDPVTGLGITDAFRCADLLTEHVDQALRGDRPMDEALAEYQRLRDEESAGAFNFTTTLGELNFPPHLVALWRALPNNETARAQFFGMIAGVVPSSVFLAPENVESIMLAAAAV
- a CDS encoding PaaI family thioesterase, with product MSAQSEIRSPLEMVREAHFQANGDAPPNLEQLRSVIDTMVPFCNLTGVRVVELRRDGGVAELPNRPDLQNHMGTVHAAAQFLAAEVSGAAAFSGALAPRIFSLRSFVLRDCRIMYLRPAVGRIRAHGSVDIEVAHPAAERTAEERFEIRGGSLLYDDAGALVAKAEFDYRAWFDAS
- a CDS encoding alpha/beta hydrolase family protein, with product MSADALVPPPSAAAGETEPAAESETELEVATTAGTRFGLRVLPQADESAPVILLLPAMGVRTKYYTPFAEALRSLGYSVVTTDLRWHHHGAAALRRSAGSRGSYQEGVEDDLPTITAATRERFPGAPLFVVGHSLGGQLSILRAAREAPDSGGLSGLAVIGAGTSYWRVFRPLRSAWVLGGSTFVAGVSQLLGYWPGHRFGFGGRQPRALMLDWARSARTGRYRLARSEPDLLGLLGAVTLPVLAISLDADHLAPRRAVDYFTRRLTGSEVHRVHLDRTSGSTHLGHFDWMKEPAVIARHVAEWIDLVLGRSGTGAR
- a CDS encoding TetR/AcrR family transcriptional regulator, whose amino-acid sequence is MSPRRYEQRLRTAGADQTRRRILDAMYEQLPRLASVEAVARQAGVARSTVYLVFGSRAGLFDALTQDVLDRGGFADLVRAVQDPDPLVHLRGGITASVRVYAGQRDALWALRSMEQALDGALQRAEQDRLGGMEHLAERLAAHGLLRVPVAAAVDVLWLLTSFDAFDLLYTGRRLSVDEVAARLLATAEHALL
- a CDS encoding DUF1772 domain-containing protein, which produces MVSALVVISLVLTGLVAGTLTVGLVAVRPAMHSLPPTPYVMVKQAFDISYPRMMKLLQITNLIATIALAVAAGVTGATACAVLAGIVAACVLTNILVTVRGDLPINNAMATWRPESPPADWREQRARWDFFNSIRTTAAVIALVLLALAATTQY
- a CDS encoding NAD-binding protein; translated protein: MAAGSGSPGVTGGNGTVNVHGALDGHGTVNVHGALSGHGAVNGQGGSGGSGAFGGLGGSGGSDSSGHVIVCGLSNLGLRLAEQLRASGVTVVAIDDRVAPATRRRVERWGVRVLVESTRGAGALREAGIAAALAVVSCHETDLDNLGTALVAAETAPGVRLVVAISNRQLGDQLADALSQVRVLNRAELAGPSFVEACLRSDVTHAFPMDERSDAEVFAVIEESIIGRHAFRARYGDLTPISLRRAGERLPELCPPRDVSLRPGDRLTLLGRLSEFHERGMTVAGLHDARLFAALAGGSAEHGDPGDPREPGGVRGVWRATVARFREIVSMIRGELDPPFRFALAAVVTIMMVGTVVLWLTYANHNEAAPAEFGPLDALYLTVATMATVGYGDFNFGAADEWLQVFGIGLMLLGALSIAVVYAFITNIIISRRLERVMGRGRAGAVRGHVILCRLGSVGVATMNGLVRAGRHVVVIERDENNRYLPVARERGVPVIIGDATVRSTLLEAGLAHAATIAVLTSDDVANLEAVLSAREAHEELRGAWAARRPARRAARRGGGWSRGRMRESDPDTHHPDLRVVLRIFDTTMADEVERRFGIHTARSASALATPYFVGAALGYDVISTFYVQRTPFLVARMTIHAGGGLVGPTLRELSTGTRVLAVITAAANADTGGDVNLDSGVNLDSGADTDGGVERDGQGAPGGGPDYRPGRHTRLRPGDELFVVGPVNRIVDMVRRNQQVDITTAGTA